The Rhineura floridana isolate rRhiFlo1 chromosome 15, rRhiFlo1.hap2, whole genome shotgun sequence genome window below encodes:
- the LOC133370516 gene encoding LOW QUALITY PROTEIN: F-box only protein 6-like (The sequence of the model RefSeq protein was modified relative to this genomic sequence to represent the inferred CDS: inserted 1 base in 1 codon), whose translation MGNIGDLPKDILMDVLCLVPAREIICSCRLVCLLWRNLVDLPSLXKRKCQQEGYHPQAADKSIQDWRIFYFLCRLKKNLIKNTCAEEGFESWKIESNRGNRWKVEDLPGEHGREFPDPHVQKYFVTSYGSCLKNQLVTLKDHGYWDQLMDEVKPDIVVKDRYAARHDCGCRYHLCMKLLSADDIILQEFLPEDVVIEQCSDAEWHEVSYTFHNYPPGVRHILFHHGGRDTQGWYGWYGVRVTNSSITVGPEVAG comes from the exons ATGGGGAACATTGGCGACTTGCCCAAAGACATCTTGATGGATGTGCTCTGCCTTGTCCCTGCCCGGGAAATCATCTGCAGCTGCCGGCTAGTTTGCCTCCTGTGGCGCAATCTGGTGGACCTTCCCTCTC GGAAACGCAAGTGCCAGCAGGAAGGATACCATCCCCAAGCGGCGGACAAGAGCATCCAGGACTGGAGGATCTTCTACTTTCTCTGCAGACTGAAGAAGAACTTAATCAAGAACACTTGTGCGGAAGAGGGTTTTGAGTCCTGGAAAATCGAGTCAAATCGAGGGAACCGTTGGAAAGTCGAGGATCTTCCTGGAGAACATGGGAGGGAATTTCCTGATCCACATGTCCAGAAATACTTTGTTACATCTTATGGGTCCTGCCTCAAAAACCAGCTGGTTACCTTAAAGGATCATGGCTACTGGGATCAGCTGATGGATGAGGTCAAGCCGGATATTGTAGTCAAGGACCGGTATGCTGCCCGACACGACTGCGGGTGCCGCTACCATCTGTGCATGAAGCTTCTCTCTGCAGACGACATTATTCTCCAGGAATTTCTCCCAGAAGATGTGGTCATTGAGCAGTGCAGTGATGCAGAATGGCATGAGGTTTCGTACACTTTTCACAACTACCCTCCTGGGGTCCGCCACATCCTCTTTCACCACGGAGGCCGTGACACTCAGGGCTGGTATGGCTGGTACGGCGTCCGAGTCACCAACAGCAGCATCACCGTTGGTCCAGAGGTAGCAGGGTGA